A single window of Fischerella sp. PCC 9605 DNA harbors:
- the dacB gene encoding D-alanyl-D-alanine carboxypeptidase/D-alanyl-D-alanine endopeptidase, translated as MSKRISISLLLLFIGIQVGITKQAVKAQTPIPTAPTATTKIICPAQLGTAVDAVINRPEFSRTRWGILVQNLGSTQTLYNRDAEKYFTPASNTKLLTTAAALQQLGANYRIRTSVYSNGDGVLRVVGRGDPSLTDAQLIALAKQLKQKGITKIKQLIVDDSYIQGDIVNPSWQWEDLLSGDGTPVNSLMVNQNTFSFIISPQTLGKPLKLIWLNKDEKKQWQVINQSVTVAKNQPAAIKVTRDLKGAILRIQGELPETSQPQFITIPVVAPAEYFLQRLRSALATEKITVKKTSVAASGSKNETELTAVLSPSLSELVMEANQNSNNFYTEALLRALAIKKPATKNQSTADAGLEVLQTTLTQLGVDSKSYLLFDGSGLSRKNLISPEALVETLQAMAKSPQASVFRASLPVAGVSGSLKSRFQGTPAAGIVQAKTGTLRGVVTLSGYVNTPSYSPVVFSIMVNQTEQPASVVRQAIDEIVVILAQLQRC; from the coding sequence ATGTCTAAAAGAATTTCCATTAGCTTGTTGCTGCTGTTTATTGGCATTCAGGTAGGTATCACTAAGCAAGCAGTAAAAGCGCAAACACCCATACCAACTGCACCAACAGCTACCACAAAAATCATTTGCCCTGCCCAATTGGGAACAGCGGTAGATGCGGTGATCAACCGTCCCGAATTCAGTCGGACACGTTGGGGAATTTTGGTACAAAATCTAGGATCTACTCAAACACTTTACAACCGGGATGCTGAAAAATACTTTACTCCAGCTTCTAACACCAAGCTACTAACTACAGCTGCCGCCTTGCAACAGCTGGGTGCAAATTATCGCATTCGCACTTCTGTGTATAGCAATGGTGATGGTGTGTTGCGTGTAGTGGGTAGGGGAGATCCCAGTTTAACTGATGCTCAACTAATAGCATTAGCGAAGCAGTTGAAACAAAAAGGTATTACCAAAATCAAGCAGTTGATTGTTGATGATAGTTACATTCAAGGAGATATTGTTAACCCTAGCTGGCAATGGGAAGATTTGCTGTCAGGCGATGGCACACCAGTTAACAGTTTGATGGTGAATCAAAATACTTTTAGTTTCATTATCTCACCGCAAACTTTAGGTAAACCTCTAAAACTCATCTGGTTGAATAAGGATGAAAAAAAACAGTGGCAGGTAATTAATCAGTCAGTCACCGTTGCGAAAAATCAACCAGCTGCGATCAAAGTTACTCGTGATTTAAAAGGAGCAATACTACGAATTCAAGGCGAGTTGCCTGAGACTTCTCAACCGCAATTTATTACTATACCCGTAGTTGCACCTGCGGAATATTTTTTGCAGCGTTTGCGCAGTGCTTTGGCAACAGAGAAAATAACCGTTAAAAAAACATCAGTTGCAGCTAGTGGTAGCAAAAATGAAACGGAATTAACTGCTGTGCTGTCTCCTTCACTCTCGGAATTGGTAATGGAGGCAAATCAGAATAGTAATAACTTCTATACTGAAGCATTACTGAGAGCATTAGCGATTAAAAAACCAGCAACCAAAAATCAGAGTACGGCTGATGCTGGGTTAGAAGTTTTGCAGACAACTCTAACTCAGTTAGGAGTCGATTCCAAAAGTTACCTTTTGTTTGATGGTTCGGGGTTATCTCGCAAGAACTTAATTAGTCCAGAAGCATTGGTGGAAACTTTGCAGGCAATGGCGAAATCACCCCAAGCATCAGTTTTTCGTGCTTCCCTACCTGTAGCAGGTGTCAGTGGCAGTTTAAAAAGTCGCTTTCAGGGTACGCCCGCTGCGGGAATCGTGCAAGCGAAAACAGGGACTCTGCGTGGTGTTGTGACTCTCTCAGGATATGTAAATACGCCTAGTTACAGTCCGGTGGTTTTCAGTATTATGGTAAATCAAACCGAACAACCTGCTAGTGTTGTACGGCAAGCAATTGATGAAATTGTGGTGATATTAGCACAGTTGCAGCGTTGTTAA
- a CDS encoding sensor histidine kinase — MKTLLKLLRKWQRGAVSGDTTPTADVMASEYKDWRNGFLWQRLRLWLWLALICILTFTLRDIYNYFFPLKELQKLPEVLRTQALVMDIVMLLSLSICLALRKTKFGRRYPAILFLGSSWSISLIPQIFATFKGFALPNTLAWSLLFLSQATFMPVCWVLHLLSQLGVLIYYFGLNTLFGLKLPLPDHPEIYNVTFILYLFWFCVICDIGVYLYDRLQRSEFYARRELEFAYQKLGVTEAKYRNIFENAVEGIFQSSPDGRYITANPALARIYGYSSPEEVTANFTDIEHQLYVDPHRRAEFVRLIEEYGSVSEFESQIYRRDGSIVWISEKAYAVRDETGKLLYYEGLIEDITKRKLAEAALQEQLDFLQVLIDTIPAPVFYKNSQGLYIGCNKAFEEAFGLSKEKILGKDEYDLSPKELAEQYQQADMALFEQQGIQSYEDSVVYKDGKKHDVIFYKATFSKADGSLGGLVGVILDISDRKRTEEALRVFFHAVSHDLRNPVLGTLMVLKNLLAHPDDKITIPRSILERMEQSSERQLNLINSLMEAHVSEVQGIFLERQPVKLDQIVENAIADLKPMLAENQVTLTNLVPADLPLVNGDPTQLWRVFSNLIVNAIKHNLPGLSITINAIAQGDKIYCTVADNGVGLSQQQCERLFDLYFRSSNVRNSVSLGLGLYLCKRIINAHGGEIGVNSAPNAGATFWFTLPIQG; from the coding sequence ATGAAGACCTTGTTGAAATTACTAAGGAAATGGCAACGCGGAGCCGTTTCTGGTGATACCACACCGACAGCGGACGTCATGGCCAGTGAATACAAAGATTGGCGCAATGGCTTTTTGTGGCAAAGATTACGCTTATGGTTATGGCTGGCACTGATCTGCATTTTGACGTTTACTTTGCGTGACATTTATAACTATTTCTTTCCTCTCAAGGAGTTGCAAAAACTACCAGAGGTGCTAAGAACTCAGGCGCTTGTCATGGATATTGTCATGCTGCTGAGTTTATCTATTTGCCTAGCTTTGCGTAAAACTAAGTTTGGTCGTCGCTATCCAGCGATACTATTTTTGGGATCATCTTGGTCAATTAGCCTGATACCACAGATTTTTGCTACTTTCAAAGGTTTTGCACTGCCCAATACCCTTGCTTGGTCACTTTTATTTCTCAGTCAAGCAACATTTATGCCTGTATGCTGGGTTCTACACTTGCTGTCCCAGCTGGGTGTGCTAATTTACTATTTTGGTCTCAATACGTTATTTGGGCTAAAACTACCACTTCCCGATCATCCGGAAATATATAACGTTACTTTTATTTTATATTTATTCTGGTTCTGTGTTATATGTGACATCGGTGTTTACCTGTACGATCGCCTGCAACGCTCTGAGTTTTATGCCCGCAGGGAACTTGAGTTTGCTTATCAGAAACTCGGGGTGACAGAAGCTAAATATCGCAATATCTTTGAAAACGCAGTCGAAGGTATTTTCCAAAGCAGTCCCGACGGACGTTACATTACTGCTAATCCGGCATTAGCACGCATTTATGGCTATTCATCGCCGGAAGAAGTAACAGCAAATTTCACTGATATAGAACATCAACTGTATGTCGATCCGCACCGACGTGCGGAATTTGTGCGCTTGATTGAAGAATATGGCAGTGTGTCAGAGTTCGAGTCTCAGATTTATCGCCGAGATGGCAGCATTGTCTGGATTTCAGAAAAGGCATACGCCGTGCGTGACGAAACTGGTAAGCTGCTATACTACGAAGGATTGATTGAAGACATCACTAAGCGCAAACTAGCTGAAGCGGCTTTACAAGAACAGTTAGATTTTTTGCAAGTTCTCATTGATACTATTCCTGCACCAGTTTTTTATAAAAATTCCCAAGGCTTATATATTGGCTGTAACAAGGCTTTTGAAGAAGCTTTCGGGTTAAGTAAAGAAAAAATTCTAGGTAAAGATGAGTATGATTTATCACCAAAAGAACTTGCCGAGCAATACCAGCAAGCAGATATGGCACTGTTTGAGCAACAAGGCATTCAGAGTTATGAAGATTCGGTAGTCTACAAAGATGGCAAGAAGCATGATGTAATTTTTTATAAGGCAACTTTTTCAAAAGCAGATGGTTCGCTTGGTGGGTTGGTGGGAGTAATTCTAGATATTAGCGATCGCAAGCGCACAGAAGAAGCACTACGAGTATTTTTCCATGCAGTTTCCCATGATTTACGCAACCCGGTGTTGGGTACTTTGATGGTGCTAAAAAATCTACTTGCACACCCAGACGATAAAATTACCATTCCCCGCTCGATTTTAGAACGGATGGAGCAAAGCAGCGAACGGCAACTGAATTTAATTAACTCATTGATGGAAGCTCATGTCAGCGAAGTGCAAGGCATTTTCTTGGAACGCCAACCAGTAAAACTGGATCAAATCGTAGAAAATGCGATCGCTGATTTAAAACCGATGCTAGCGGAAAATCAAGTTACCCTGACCAATTTAGTTCCGGCTGATTTACCTTTGGTGAATGGCGATCCAACGCAACTATGGCGAGTATTTTCTAACTTGATTGTTAATGCCATCAAGCACAATCTCCCAGGGTTAAGTATTACCATAAATGCGATCGCCCAGGGGGATAAAATTTATTGCACTGTCGCAGATAACGGTGTGGGCTTGAGTCAGCAACAGTGCGAAAGGCTATTTGATCTTTATTTCCGGAGTAGTAACGTCCGCAACTCTGTAAGTTTGGGATTGGGGTTGTATCTGTGTAAGCGAATTATCAACGCCCACGGCGGCGAAATTGGTGTGAATAGCGCCCCAAACGCAGGGGCAACTTTTTGGTTTACGTTACCCATCCAGGGTTAA
- the aspS gene encoding aspartate--tRNA(Asn) ligase — protein MQSPSRTLVASLHPSLREEIIIRGWIYRLRELARTTFIIVRDCSGEVQCVADSALVRAVSLKLDEPVEIKGKVKPDTRAKAGFEVEVIEISVLNRVTQLLPFNSCSDITEIGIDTILNYRPLSLRNESIGDIFRIQAAIVHYFRSFLRKRHFTEIITSKIVSSGTEGGTNLFEIKYFERCAYLAQSPQFYKEHGVAGLERVFETGHVYRAEPHASSRHLTEYYSLDLEIGFIESPEELIQLERELLNFIFEQLNQDYADVLKRYREKPLPQMQNVPTWEFAECLELLNRHFGRTDLVDDLDSEAERQLCQLAESETGIAALFVIGFPLTGRPFYTHPRGNSGASQSFDLLFEGIEITTGGQRLHRREDLEQALKNRGIDPVSFETHLRMFEMGMPTHGGLAIGLERLTARILHLANIRQATLYPRDRYRISP, from the coding sequence ATGCAAAGTCCTTCACGAACACTAGTCGCTTCCCTGCACCCGTCGCTAAGAGAAGAAATAATTATTCGCGGATGGATATATCGCTTGCGAGAACTGGCTCGCACAACATTTATAATTGTCAGAGACTGTAGTGGAGAAGTCCAGTGTGTAGCAGATTCGGCTTTAGTTAGGGCAGTTTCACTCAAGTTGGATGAGCCAGTAGAAATCAAGGGTAAGGTAAAACCCGACACCAGGGCAAAGGCTGGATTTGAAGTGGAAGTAATTGAGATATCTGTTCTCAACCGAGTGACTCAACTTCTTCCCTTCAATTCTTGCTCAGACATTACTGAAATTGGAATTGACACTATTTTAAATTACCGTCCGCTCTCACTCCGCAATGAGAGTATCGGTGACATTTTTAGGATACAAGCGGCGATTGTGCATTATTTTCGCTCCTTTTTAAGAAAAAGGCACTTTACTGAAATAATTACATCCAAAATCGTTTCTAGTGGAACAGAAGGCGGGACAAATCTATTTGAAATTAAATACTTTGAACGCTGTGCTTACCTTGCCCAAAGCCCCCAATTCTACAAAGAACATGGAGTCGCAGGGTTAGAAAGGGTTTTTGAGACGGGTCATGTGTATCGCGCTGAACCACATGCCAGCAGCCGTCACCTTACTGAATACTACTCTCTTGACTTGGAAATAGGATTTATTGAGAGTCCCGAAGAGTTGATTCAACTGGAACGAGAATTGCTTAACTTCATTTTTGAGCAACTTAACCAAGATTATGCGGATGTACTCAAGAGGTATCGAGAAAAACCACTGCCCCAGATGCAGAACGTCCCAACATGGGAATTTGCTGAATGCTTGGAACTGTTAAATCGACACTTCGGTCGTACTGACCTCGTAGACGATCTAGATTCTGAAGCAGAACGTCAGCTTTGCCAATTGGCTGAGTCAGAAACAGGAATTGCTGCCTTGTTTGTAATCGGCTTCCCACTCACGGGGCGACCGTTCTACACCCATCCACGAGGTAATAGTGGTGCATCGCAAAGCTTTGACCTTCTGTTTGAAGGTATTGAAATTACAACGGGTGGACAACGACTGCACAGACGAGAAGATTTGGAACAAGCACTGAAAAACCGTGGTATTGACCCCGTGTCTTTTGAAACTCATCTGCGGATGTTTGAAATGGGAATGCCGACTCATGGAGGATTGGCGATTGGTTTGGAAAGGCTGACAGCAAGAATTCTGCATCTTGCAAACATCAGACAGGCAACTCTTTATCCGCGAGATAGGTATCGGATATCACCTTAA